The Littorina saxatilis isolate snail1 linkage group LG1, US_GU_Lsax_2.0, whole genome shotgun sequence nucleotide sequence tataaaacgatctaaatttacgttcatcttattctttatcatgttctgattcaaaaaacatataaatatgttatatttggattaaaaacaagctctcaaaattaaaaatataaaaattatgatcaaaataaaatttccgaaatcgaattaaaaacaatttcatcttattccttgtcggttcctgattccaaaaacatatagatataatatgtttggattaaaaacacgcccagaaacttaaaacgaagagaggcacagtaaagcgtgctatgaagcacagcgcaacccctaccgcgccaaacaggctcgtcactttcactgccttttgcactagcggcggactacgttcagtttcattctgtgagttccacagcttgactaaatgtagtaatttcgccttacgcgacttggagATTTCAGCGAACATTGAAAAGCCACTAATAAACACAAGTTCAGAAatgacataaaacaaacaaagaaacaaagaaacaaagaaactcacgcacacggacacacacacacacacacacacatacacacacacacacacacacacacacacaaacacacacacacacacacacacacacacacacacacacacacacacacacacagagaaccaaataaacaaacaatcaacaaacaaaacaaaaaactgcGATCTGTGTATGTGGactgggtttgtttgtttgtttgtttgtttgcttaacgcccagccgaccacgaagggccatatcagggcggtgctgctttgacatataacgtgcgccacacacaagacagaagtcgcagcacaggcttcatgtctcacccagtcacattattctgacaccggaccaaccagtccttgcacaaaccccataatgccagacgccaggcggagcagccactagattgccaattttaaagtcttaggtatgacccggccggggttcgaacccacgacctcccgatcacggggcggacgctttaccactaggccaaccgtgccggttgtggactgggtggccgagtggtaacgcacttgcgctcggaagcgagaggttgcgagttcgaccctgggtcagggcgttagcaattttctcccccctttcctaacctaggtggtgggttcaagtgctagtctttcggatgagacgaaaaaccgaggtcccttcgtgtacactacattggggtgtgcacgttaaagatcccacgattgacaaaagggtctttcctggcaaaattggttaggcatagataaaaaatgtccaccaaaatacccgtgtgacttggaataataggccgtgaaaagtaggatatgcgccgaaatggctgcgatctgctggtcgatgtgagtgcgcgatgtattgtgtaaaaaacacggcataaatagacccctgcgccttgagtccgagtctggagatacgcgcgcgatataagattTCATATAACAATATGTATCTACATCTAcggcttgtctgtgtctgtctgtctgtctgtctgtctgtctgtctgtcggtcacttcgcgatgcacggccaaagttctcgatggatctgcttcaaatttggtgggcatattcaggtagacccaaaacacaatctggtcgatgaaaattttcaacacgtgctctcagcgcgcagcgctgaaccgattttggtttttctgtacatccattcccagtaactcttccttatcttctccagtgttttgcgcgtttatctcccttccttcgtgtggcgtcaatcgcgaaGCTGGGTACCCGgccaagccgggtattcggctctacttcttcccggcgaagcgggtattcatctagtatatatatactcacggaataaacTTATGATaacttaacatgttttaaaatttaatatctcaaaatcggaaaaagttgcaggagagcggggtggtacgatcatagaaccatcaattcctgagaagaggaaaaaaaactgcatgttctcggttgcttagttttttcacaattggtcctcaaagacgcatggtgtcattttggagtttactaGACTGACGCCTAAACTTGCCGACAGCCAGTGCACGCTGTGTGTGCTGTAAACAGGTAGGCCTGCACTCTTTGACTCTCGGGGCACGTCTACCCGTACTTGAAACCTGCAAAAAAACCCTGAAAAGGTCTGCTGCTGATCCACGAATATTGCATGAAAGTACTGCCTTtggtttgtccgtttgtttgtgagtgagaacaactcactaaaatgtttctttctctttgccccaaactgtccactctgtctttctctttcaccaTGCCACGAACGTGTGTGAACGATAGACTCGTCGCAATAGGGATGTTGAGAGGAGGGATGACTTATACTGATGTTGCTAGGAGATTCGGAGTGACCAGGCAATCAGTTGCCTTGTGGCAAAGAAGGTACCagcaaaacaacggtaacgttcGAGACCTGCCTCGCCAAGGACGGCCCCGTGTCACCAATCCTCAGCAAGACCGCTTCATTAGGGTTGATCGAATTTCGACTTCACAATGAAATTTGTTTGGTTAATAAACGTATTGAGGCTAACCTTCACTGCTCCTGTGTAATTTAATTGCGGCTGCGATCAACCAGTGCACGCACAgcgctgtcaaacacacagtgctaagtttgtaaactccaaaatgacaccatgcgtctttgagctCAAATTGCAAAACAACGGAACAAGCCAGACTATTCCGGTTTTTTGCCCATAATGAGCCATTGAACAAGCTTTACGTTGGTACAAAAATCACTCCTGtaactttttccgattttgagatattaaattttaaacaatgttaagttattttattccgtgagtatatatatactagataattacccgcttcgccgggtagcggcttcgccgggaagaagtagagccgaataccaggctgcgcttgggacccggctttgccgggtgtacgccggcgcacgaagtaAAAGAGATAAACTCGCataacactggagaccttctaaaaatagtaacgtgcagtgaccttctaaaaatagtaacgtagtaacgggaatatggattgacgccacacggaggaagggagataatcgcggctgaaaacactggagaagataaggaagagttactggtagtggatcccgacaacaacaaaaaaccacacaaaaatcggttcagcgcgcacagagctgcgcgctgagagcacgtgttgaaatatctcatcgatgaggttgtgtccggggtgtagctgaatacggtgtccaaatttgaaaaagatccaccgagaactttggccgtgcatcgcgaacagacagacagacagacagacagacactagtcgtatatatatatatatatagcctaATACTCAGCGCTGCTTGATCAGGGCAAAGTtttcgatggatctgcttcaaatttggtgggcatattcaggttgacccaaaacacaatctggtcgatgaaaattttcaacacgtgctctcagcgcgcagcgctgaaccgattttggtttttctgtacatccattcccagtaactcttccttatcttctccagtgttttgcgcgtttatctcccttccttcgtgtggcgtcaatcgcgtccCGGCTAAGCGTATCCGTCccgtattcggctctacttcctAAAGTCAGCgagtattcatctagtatatatatatatatatagcctaATACTCAGCGCTGCTTGATCAGGGGACGCACGTCGAAGCTTAGATATTGGGATTTAATTGCAGTTCCATAAGACGTCGTGACTCggtgtttcttttcttgttgcaGTCCCTCTccttttttaacaaaaaacaaaatcgttCTTTTTTTCATGAACCGATATGTTTGTAACTGTGACATGTACgcccccgaaccccccccccccccccccacctaaccCCCTCTTTGTCATTACCACACTATAAACTGTGAACTATTTTAATTTTCTTGAACATGACGACGTTGTCCATAACAACCTCAGATCAGGAAAAGCCTTCAATCATATCACAAGACTTAGTTTCATTAAGGCAAATACTGCAAAGACACACAATACCATATCATCGAGTGACCGGCCTGAACACtgcaaaaacaaacacgaaGTGGGTTACTGCGGTACACTTCGTGATTCACTATATGAAAACTCTCTAGAGAGGTGTGTATTGAGGTATTCAGGGAATGATTTATTGGCCTGACTTTTAGAACTAGAGCGACTGACTCAAAGCCACAGTCCTTCACGGGAAGACAGTTCAGCTCACTGTCTTAGATTTGGCCGAGCTCTTACATGGAATACTTGGACAAACAGCGAACATCAAcatcatgagagagagagagagagagagagagagagagagagagagagagagagagagagagagagagagagagagaatgacaatgacaatgacaattctttatttaacgagggtaatagagtaagcagagagagagacagagagacagagagagagagagagagagagagagagagagagagagcgagagagagagagagagagagagagagacagacagacagacagacagacacacacacattgagacagacacacagacagccagatggacagacagacaaacagagtgagacagagacagacagccagacagagagagagagacagagagagagagagagagagagagagagagagagagagattcagattcagattcaaaactttaatacaaagggataaaggttttaggcaatgcctaatcttccaacctgtcccttttagacatacatgacattatacattacaattatatatttatataacatgtattaaacagccaaacgaataactaattaactaagaatttgtaatcaggttaaaagtaacaaaacactagttataataacgtggttcattgattaataaaatgatgattaagatgttatgcagtaacagttatgattttaaagcgtagggagagaattatttttgacaaagatattttcgaacattttttttaaaagatgaaagggtttgacatgttttacagtacattggaagtatattccacacaagcgatccccagtaggataaactagatttatacaaatcaatgcgtggtagcggtagcgtataattcaaaagcctcgctctaccaggaggacgctcaaacaggtcttggatgtatgaaggtgtttcatggttgtacattttaaacatgaaaacactagcatttaaaaagaactgctgatgtagagagagagagagagagacgcagagaaaaacacacacagagctaGAGACCCTGGAACAAAATGGGACTAGAAAACGTGTGAATGTCTCGAAAAATCAGTCATGCTTCAaacattctttttattttacgtGTTCCATCAAGGTAACACTTCTTTTAACAAtggttatcaaaattaaaaatcacCAGTTTGGGTTTCAACTCTTCAACTAATGACAAAACCACGAACGCCCCAACTACAATAACTGTTGTAATAAATCCTTTTCAGGCAtatttcaaagcaaactaaaaCGACGTGTAGGAGAAGCACAggtaaaagaaaaaaggtgtaGTGTAAATAACACTGAATGGCAGGAGCAGGCGAAAAAAAGTCTCTTGACATTTTCAAGAACtggtctctctttctcttcaatTCGAGCCCTGCCAAAATTGAATAGATCCCGGCCTTCTATAcaattccccctcccccccccccccttttaccTATCTGTCCCTCTCTTTTCTCCATTCCCTCTCAGCTGTCGTCATGACAGTATCCACCCGAGTCAGTTTTGGGTGTGAAACAAACCAGCCAGGTTTTTCTGTTGAAGAAGAAAATTCATGCTGCACATTTGATCGGATTAGAAGAGGTTTTAAAACAAACGCCGTTGCATAACATAAAAGCAAGCAGTGCGggcaatttttttctttctttatctttctCACAGTGTGAGGGTGGTGAGCAATATCGATGAATTATCGATCCGTGTGTTTCGTGGTGGTGGCGGCGAGTACAGAGAAACTGACAAGTGTTTGTCGATTTTTCCCGCTTGCTAACAGCGAAAGCTTCTGATTGTGTTCTGATTTCTGTAACTTTACCGTGCAAAGGTGAGTCGTAGAAGTGATAGCAGTGAGAGATAGAAGAGAAGGGTACAgtgcgagtgtgtgcgtgcgtgtgaggcTTATTCGTTGTGGCTGAAATACGATTGATCTGACTTTAGTTTGACTCATTAAGCGCTGAGTCGTAATCTGTGTTCAAGGTGTCGAGGGGTAAGAGCAGATAAGAAAGcaagagtttttttctttttttttaaagaaaggaAGGCAataaaaggagagaaaaaaagaagataggtagaaagaaagagagagagaaagaaaggaaagggAAACATGATAGCTGTGGTAGAGCTGTTCTTTGCTCAACCTCTCTGTGTTTGAGTTTAGCTTAAAACCGAGAGTATAGGCCTATctaccacattatgtttgacgCAAATAGTGATAACAGAAATGGAGACAAAAATACATATACGAGTCACAAGTACTAGACTAGCTCTCCACTCTCGTCTACAGACTAATTCTGGCCATAACACTTTAGCTGATTTTGTTGTTTCCATCACATTTAAGTTATTATTTCTCAACTCTTCGACCTTTATGCAGAAATGGTCTTggctttcttaaaaaaaaaataaaaaaaacccgacTGATATGACAGCCCAAACATAAGAAATAGTCTGTGATTGAGCAGTGGTACCTGCCATCAACGACCTTTTCCACAAGAAAACGCCGCCAAGAAAGGGACATTCCATGTTGTCCATGGCTGGTATGCAAGAGTggagttaataataataataataataataataatggacatttattaatcgccccttctcacaagagctcacggcgatttacatattaatttctgccgtgtgagatggaattttttacacaatacatcacgcattcacatcggccagtaaatctcaagccattacggcgaatatttactttttacggcctgttattccaagtcacacgggtatttggtggacaatttttatctatgcctatacaattttgccaggaaagacccttttgtcaatcgtgggatctttaatgcgttaccactcggccacccagtcctgccACCTATAGTCCGGTAAAAACTGCGTTGAGTGCACAGTTTATTCCGGACTAAAGTCTGTAACTTCGACTGTTGCATACTGGCCCAGCTGTCTATTAATTTGATCAAGATGTACGGCCTCATGTGATAGGAGGCTCTTGCGGCAAAGCTACAGTTTTGACTGGACCGGAGGGTGACCTCACGTAAAATGTACTATATTGATAGCAATGCaagccaacagagagagagagagagagagagagagagagagagagagagagagagagcaacaccACCTCTTAGCTACAGTAGCCGAAATCTCTCTCATACGAAtacacacccagacacagacacagacacacacacagacacacacacacgcgcgcgcgcacacgccacacacgcacacacacggaacacacacacacacacacacactcactcacgcacgcacacacacacacacacacacacacacacagtcgcacacacacacgtacgtacacaaacacacacacacacacacacacacaccacacgtgagtttctcctcgttgagataataaagtgttctatgtcttaCACACACGCTTGGACTGAGATTGGCAAGGAATATCAGAGAAGGCGTGGCCCAAGAAATACCAGTCGTCGGAACACAGTCATTAGGACTGTAACAAAATCCTCTCTACCCCCAGTAGCCCCGTAAAAAAGAATATTCCGCGAAAGCTACACTCAGTATTATTAGCACAGTGCATTAGGGCCAAGTACCGTAGCTCACAATAGCTGTCGTCTCAACACGCACACATGTGTTGATAGGGTAAATAGGCTATAGGCATGTTCCCTTTGACTGTCTGTGGCAGAATGATTGCCAAATGATACTTTGAGGTGACAATTGAGAAACGAGGAGAATGGGTGTGTAATAAGGGGCACAATAGCTGTCGTCTCAACAAGCACACATGTAAGTATTGATAATGTAAACAGACTATGTGCATGCCTTTTATACCTGTCTGTGGCAGAATGATTGCCAAATGATACTTTGAGATGACATTTGAGAAAGGGGTGTGTAATAAGGGGCACAATAGCTGTCGTCTCAACACGCACACATGTACGTATTGATAGTGTAAATAGGCTAAATGCATGTCCCTTATGCCTGTCTGTAGCACTAGAATGATTGCCAAAATATACTTTGAGGTGACAAGAAAGGAGCACAAGGGGTGTGAAATTAGGGGCAAGAGAACTTTGTGTGCTGTTCACTGCTGTTTTGATAAGTCTAGGAGTCGTAGAATGTGTGGACAAGATTTACCTACGGCTATTTATTGATGTCTGACGCGAAGTTAGGTCCACTGAAAGACATCATAGGgtttggcagagagagagagagagagagagagagagagagagagagagagagagagagagagagagagagagagagagagagagagagagagagagagagatacagacacagacagacagacagccacacagccacacagacacacatacagacactgagacagaaacagagacatagacatagaaagtGAAATTGccactgtctcacacacacacacacacacacacactgcacacacgaCCCTAAACCACGTTACACACACGAGCATTACCATACCATTAACCCCACAGAAAACACAGTTCTGACAAGCGGAATTATCTTGCCCTTATAGTGACCTCCAACCACAGAAGTATAACAAAGACCTTGTCTTAGAAGTACACCGATCAATCACGGATAAGTTGGCAGTAACACTCGCTGACCTATCTTACGTTTCAGAGATTCCCATTATACGTCGCCAGACAACGGGTAGCGCAGTCatccagaagaaaaagaaataaagggagaaaaaaacagtCAGAGAAAAAAATCCACGAACTTGAACAGCATAATTGACAAGAGGAAGCTAGGATTCAGCTGCCAATCATCCGACCTGGGACACTGGAATTGGCAAGAAGAATTTAATCAGCCAATCAACCCCTCGCGTTGTCTCTCGCACGCGCAGCTCGAGTGACGACAGCCGACCCGTGAGTCCCCGATGGCTCACCGTAAACCTCTTCGCACTCCGGAGGGCGCGTGGTACCATAACTACCACGGCTACCCGCCCAAAGTCTGCAATCACCCGACGCTCTCGCAGCAAGAGGATCAGCGGAAAGAACGCGAGTTGTACCCGAACGGCGCTCGCATCAACCACGACAGGAAGGAAGCCGCCGAGCTCGCCGGAGGGCCTCAAACCGTGCGTCAGCTTCGCGAAGTTGAGATGTCGGAGTACGAGAAAACGCGAGGCCTGGACGGCATGCCGCCGCTGGTAGAGCGCCAGGAGATCCAGGCCGAGGTGGACCGTAGGAGGATGGAGAACAGACACATCTCTCCGCGCGGCAACGAGTACATCGGCGTCAGCGGCATCGCCGCGGCCCGTGGCAACGAAAGCACCGCCTTCTACAACCCCTATGTGGACGGCCCTGCCAGGCGCTGTGAATGGGAGCTGGAGTGGGAACCGCCGGAGCAGTTCTCCCCGCGCAAGACCACCACAGACCCAAGCTGGGTCCAGAAGCAGCAGCAGCCTCCCGGATCCCCCAAGAAGCTCCCGCCCTGGGAGAGGGACCGTGACCTTGACCGGGAGTCGCCCAGGATGTTTGTGGGTCAAGGTCAACACCTGGATGGTTACGGTCAAGGTCAGCAGCTTGACGGTTACGGTCAAGGTCAGACCATCGCGGGAGGGTTTGACCCGCGGCTGGCCAGAGCTGATGTTCCCAAGTCCCTCGTTCAGCACGgggtaagtttgtgtgtgtgtgtgtgtgtgtgtgtgtgtgtgtgtgtgtgtgtgttgtggcaTGCCTGCCTGTTTGACTACCTGTCTGCTtgcctctctgtctgactgttttgGTGCGTGTTTAGTTAAGGCATACAAAAAATCGACGAAACTTCGCATATGTATAAGACTCTTGATTGCAGGGCATTTACCTGAAAACAAGTGTGTCTAATAACAACCGTAAAGAACAAATTAGGTACACGAAGGGGGGAATGTTTGTTTCGTCGGTGCCAGTCTCTCGGTTTAGAAGGGATAATGTTCAGTTAGGAACCAAGAGACATTCAACGAACACCTGCCTTTAGCGCAGATCCGATAGTGCGTTGTATTTCATCCATCTTTTATagggattttgttttctccCCGCACGTTGTGTTCCATAAACTGTGCCTTTACCATTGATTCCTTTGTGTGTTTTGGATGTACTATGCAAGAGCTTATCGGCATGTGAACATGTCTTGTTACGGCACCGAAAAGGGAAATAAAAGCAAATTCATGACGCATACAAGCAGCTACTAAGTAGGCTACTTGACCCCATGCGCTTCGACAGGCCAAAATGTCATTTCTGTTTGGGACGCCGTAACTTCTTCAGTCCCTTGGCAAACAGCGTCAAAATATTTTCTTCTTTACTATACGATATTTTCAGGCCTTGAGTTTATTATAGCTGTGCCTGTAAATGGCTggacttttgttgttgtcttatcACACAAACacgggtttttgttgttgttgttgttgttgttgttgttgttgttgttgctgttgctgttgctgttgttgttgttgtgtgtgtgtgtgtgtgtgtgtgtgtgtttgtgtgtgtgtgtgtgtgatagcaTTTGTGGGTACAAACGAAAGAGCTTAAGAATCATCTTTTAAAGCAGCAGAGAGACGTCAGCTCgattttcaatttttatttgttatatttCAATTTTATGTATATAGGCCGTAGTGACACGTTTGTTTTTAAACAAAGAGACTCATCTACTCGTGCTTAAGAATCATCACTCAGCAATGTTACAGGTACGAGTACTTATACGGTTCTTTCCTTACTCAAAGAGAGTCTAGTCTGACAGAATAGAAATCGATTTGGCTTGATGCATGAGACCTGAATGCAAATCACCCGGCCCTTTTCTATCTCAGCTGGGAACTTTTCGATTAGTCTGCAAAGTTGCAACCTGTATGTAATCCGGGATAAGATATTTATAGTCTAATCTGGCCGGGAAACATTGAATAGAAAATGGCTGAGAAGAAGTCGACGTAAcggggagaggggaggagagagagagagagagagagagagagagagagagagagagagacagagacagagacagacagacagacagacagacagacagaacgacagacagacagacagacagacagacagattgtgtgtatgtgtgtatgtgtgtgtgtgtgggtgtgtgtgtgtgtttgtgtctgtgtttattaCATACTAGTGCAGGTGATCAGAGGTGCAAATAAGTAAATGTAGAGCCCTGGGACGCTTTCGGACCAGTAAATACACCAAAAGCACAAGACATCGAAAGTTCTGTCAGACATATGTCGATCAAGCATTCGTTACCTCATTCACATGAAATGTTCGTCTTAAGCGTAGCTCGGATGTTAGAATCTGAACAATTTGTTTGGCAAATTACAGGGTGTCACGATACAAACCATTAATCTAAACTCTCAGCGAAAGTATGCACTCATTGTAACGGGGTATGTCTCGTCGCCTAACGACAGTCAAAGAGAGACATGACACTCCAAGAAACGTCGAAGTCTTTTCTGGCACAGTTACTCGGCGTTGAAtgaagtgtgtgtatgtgtgctgcATGCACAGGGATATAGGTACTAGGTGTGGGGTGGGCTGTTATGGTGATATTGAACCTCGGTGCTTTTCACTGTAGATTGGAACGATCACCTGCGGGAGTACTGTGTGGAATATTGCATGCAGTGTTTTGTTAGGGAGTTAGGGTTGTGTGGAAGAATGTAGTTAAAGTAGCATGCACAGGACCTATTGAAAAAGTAATACAATTTGcttcgtccgtctg carries:
- the LOC138964717 gene encoding uncharacterized protein, with amino-acid sequence MAHRKPLRTPEGAWYHNYHGYPPKVCNHPTLSQQEDQRKERELYPNGARINHDRKEAAELAGGPQTVRQLREVEMSEYEKTRGLDGMPPLVERQEIQAEVDRRRMENRHISPRGNEYIGVSGIAAARGNESTAFYNPYVDGPARRCEWELEWEPPEQFSPRKTTTDPSWVQKQQQPPGSPKKLPPWERDRDLDRESPRMFVGQGQHLDGYGQGQQLDGYGQGQTIAGGFDPRLARADVPKSLVQHGSGGAFLFVRFPLARGENVHVTAKACIQAKTSDLGGRFVGIARRVYDYGYPPGNDEGCAVFQFPSLKQAEVFFRCDKRIRQPDFPPPQGSAEIFAINLLCDPNTIQTYDTFLLSEITLNDGLSEANVQYYVDQYVDQCTRLMEEPQFKALPYAAFSKNPDDRKSMRRHFFGPRTIIALHMFQRPENLEELMQDKRYSTLRSIHNALATEKCSIFTIDRRACP